The following coding sequences are from one Rutidosis leptorrhynchoides isolate AG116_Rl617_1_P2 chromosome 11, CSIRO_AGI_Rlap_v1, whole genome shotgun sequence window:
- the LOC139875124 gene encoding F-box/FBD/LRR-repeat protein At1g13570-like, whose protein sequence is MELLVIMGLLQSQTKSLTFSKGVERLYLASLLSNMPCLVGLVIDGYFLQFSIAENIPKWLPHPANSLKCLYLIDFKFGDLYQLQGVLCILRNSPNLRRLDEYNEDLPNVHLDVKPSLTYLEASDCLDQTLNRLKTINIMDVERSKPLLLFIKLLLEHSPTLEKISIRPRATADAQEKYNFSKDVTRFPQASSKAELHYLDPT, encoded by the exons ATGGAGCTTTTGGTCATAATGGGTTTATTACAATCTCAAACCAAATCTTTAACTTTCTCAAAG GGAGTTGAAAGACTTTATTTGGCTAGCTTGTTAAGTAATATGCCATGTCTTGTGGGTTTAGTTATCGACGGGTATTTTCTCCAG TTTTCAATTGCGGAAAATATTCCCAAGTGGCTTCCACACCCAGCTAATAGTTTAAAGTGTCTCTACTTAATAGACTTCAAATTTGGTGATTTGTATCAACTTCAAGGTGTTTTATGTATCCTACGGAACTCACCTAACTTGAGACGACTCGATGAGTACAATGAG GATCTTCCAAACGTGCATTTGGATGTGAAACCATCATTAACTTATCTGGAAGCTTCTGACTGTTTGGACCAGACATTGAACCGCTTGAAAACTATAAATATAATGGATGTAGAAAGATCAAAGCCCTTGTTGCTCTTTATAAAGCTTCTACTTGAACATTCTCCCACACTTGAAAAAATATCAATCCGACCACGTGCTACTGCTGATGCTCAGGAAAAGTACAACTTCTCTAAGGATGTTACACGGTTCCCACAAGCTTCCTCGAAAGCAGAGCTTCACTACTTGGATCC CACTTGA